One segment of Agromyces albus DNA contains the following:
- a CDS encoding GNAT family N-acetyltransferase, with amino-acid sequence MGEPHVVTLRATRAGDLDALFVFGQHEEAVRMAAFTAPDPTDRAMFDAHWRRLIDDPGVDARTIRADGAIVGSAARWFEDGTPEITVWIDPEHWGEGIATRAIRLFLEALGERPVRARVAADNAGSIAVLEKLGFRHVGNEVGFANARGTEVEERIYRLD; translated from the coding sequence ATGGGCGAGCCTCATGTCGTGACCCTGCGCGCGACCCGCGCCGGGGATCTCGATGCACTGTTCGTGTTCGGGCAGCACGAGGAGGCGGTACGCATGGCCGCGTTCACCGCTCCCGACCCGACGGATCGCGCGATGTTCGACGCGCACTGGCGACGCCTCATCGACGATCCCGGCGTCGACGCGCGCACCATTCGCGCCGACGGAGCGATCGTGGGCAGCGCCGCCCGCTGGTTCGAGGACGGCACGCCCGAGATCACCGTCTGGATCGACCCCGAACACTGGGGTGAGGGCATCGCCACGCGGGCGATCCGGCTCTTCCTCGAAGCGCTCGGCGAGCGGCCGGTGCGAGCTCGCGTCGCGGCCGACAATGCGGGTTCGATCGCCGTGCTCGAGAAGCTCGGATTCCGCCACGTCGGCAACGAGGTGGGCTTCGCGAACGCACGCGGCACCGAGGTCGAGGAACGGATCTACCGGCTCGACTGA
- a CDS encoding carboxyl transferase domain-containing protein produces MEPTSESARRNADDHAGLVRELREKLAVAALGGPESSRERHVARGKLLPRDRVDRLLDEGSPFLELSPLAADGLYGGDSPGAGIITGVGLVHGRAVMVVCNDATVKGGTYYPMTVKKHLRAQEVAKEHRLPCAYLVDSGGAFLPLQDEVFPDREHFGRIFFNQAQLSSLRIPQLAAVLGSCTAGGAYVPAMSDESVIVRNQGTIFLGGPPLVKAAIGEVVTPEELGGGDLHSRVSGVTDHLADDDEHALELVRDMIATLPAPAARAWSVRESRPPAVDPAGLTAAVPVDVQQPYDVREVIARLVDASEFTEFKPEYGDTLVTGFAHLDGHPVGIVANNGVLFSESAMKGAHFIELCDQRGIPLLFLQNISGFMVGRDAEAGGIAKHGAKMVTAVATTRVPKLTVVIGGSFGAGNYSMCGRAYSPRFLWMWPNARISVMGGEQAASVLSTVKRDQLAVRGEEWTDATAEEFMAPIRDQYETQGSPYHSTARLWDDGIIDPADTRTVLALALELASRTPLPEPAFGLFRM; encoded by the coding sequence ATCGAGCCCACGAGCGAGTCCGCTCGGCGCAACGCCGACGATCACGCCGGCCTCGTGCGTGAGCTGCGTGAGAAGCTCGCCGTCGCTGCACTCGGCGGCCCCGAATCCTCCCGCGAACGGCACGTCGCTCGCGGAAAGCTGCTTCCGCGCGACCGGGTCGATCGCCTCCTCGACGAGGGCAGCCCCTTCCTCGAGCTCTCACCGCTCGCGGCCGACGGCCTCTACGGCGGCGACTCGCCGGGTGCCGGCATCATCACGGGCGTCGGCCTCGTGCACGGCCGCGCCGTCATGGTCGTGTGCAACGACGCGACCGTCAAGGGCGGCACGTACTACCCGATGACCGTGAAGAAGCACTTGCGTGCGCAGGAGGTGGCGAAGGAGCACCGCTTGCCGTGCGCCTACCTCGTCGACTCGGGCGGCGCGTTCCTGCCGCTGCAAGACGAGGTGTTCCCCGACCGCGAGCACTTCGGCCGCATCTTCTTCAACCAGGCGCAGCTCTCCTCCCTCCGCATCCCGCAACTCGCCGCGGTGCTCGGCTCGTGCACCGCGGGCGGCGCCTACGTGCCGGCGATGAGCGACGAGAGCGTCATCGTGCGCAATCAGGGCACGATCTTCCTCGGTGGACCCCCGCTCGTGAAGGCCGCGATCGGCGAGGTCGTGACACCCGAGGAGCTCGGCGGCGGCGACCTGCACTCGCGGGTCTCGGGCGTCACCGATCATCTCGCCGACGACGACGAGCATGCGCTCGAACTCGTGCGCGACATGATCGCGACGCTCCCGGCGCCCGCGGCCCGGGCGTGGAGCGTGCGCGAGTCCAGGCCGCCCGCGGTCGACCCGGCGGGGCTCACTGCGGCGGTCCCGGTCGACGTGCAGCAGCCGTACGACGTGCGAGAGGTCATCGCGAGGCTCGTCGACGCGAGCGAGTTCACCGAGTTCAAGCCCGAGTACGGCGACACGCTCGTGACCGGGTTCGCGCACCTCGACGGCCACCCGGTCGGCATCGTCGCGAACAACGGCGTGCTCTTCAGCGAGTCGGCCATGAAGGGCGCGCACTTCATCGAGCTCTGCGACCAGCGCGGCATCCCGTTGCTCTTCCTGCAGAACATCTCGGGCTTCATGGTCGGCCGCGATGCCGAGGCGGGCGGCATCGCCAAGCACGGCGCGAAAATGGTCACCGCGGTCGCCACGACGCGGGTTCCCAAGCTCACCGTCGTGATCGGCGGCTCGTTCGGAGCCGGCAACTACTCGATGTGCGGCCGGGCCTACTCGCCGCGGTTCCTGTGGATGTGGCCGAACGCGCGCATCTCGGTGATGGGCGGCGAGCAGGCGGCATCCGTGCTCTCGACCGTGAAGCGCGACCAGCTCGCGGTGCGCGGCGAGGAGTGGACGGATGCCACGGCCGAGGAGTTCATGGCGCCCATCCGCGACCAGTACGAGACGCAGGGCAGTCCGTACCATTCGACGGCGAGGCTCTGGGACGACGGCATCATCGACCCCGCCGACACCCGCACAGTGCTCGCCCTCGCGCTCGAGCTCGCGAGCCGCACGCCACTGCCCGAGCCCGCGTTCGGCCTCTTCAGGATGTGA
- a CDS encoding aldo/keto reductase, which produces MARRHTNRAPSANAARAAVADVMLGTGAIATDTGPISTTRADASPGFHSESVATNPLSGPITVPQKRTIGETGITEHPLALGGSTFGWTLGVDDSFDVLDRFAGVGGSLIDTADSYAAGRSESIIGKWMASRGTRDRMRIMTKIGRHPDHRGLAPDEITAAVDDSLTRLGTDRIDLLFFHGDDPAVPLEESLGSVDALIAAGKVGAIGASDFPPERLIEARVLAANGLPRFQALTTGYNLMERRSFEGAPELVAHAQGLAVLPYFALANGFLGGAVRRRSDVRHDARGARQAGHLGRRGHRVLAALDEIAFARGVQPATIAIAWLLAKPTVVAPVASASKPEQVDALIAAASVELHRSELVELDRVSA; this is translated from the coding sequence GTGGCACGACGGCACACGAATCGCGCACCATCGGCGAACGCTGCGAGGGCAGCGGTCGCCGACGTCATGCTCGGCACCGGGGCGATCGCGACGGACACCGGGCCGATCTCGACGACGAGGGCCGACGCGAGCCCCGGCTTCCACTCCGAATCCGTCGCCACGAACCCCCTCTCGGGTCCGATCACGGTGCCGCAGAAGCGGACGATCGGCGAGACCGGCATCACGGAGCATCCGCTCGCGCTCGGCGGCAGCACCTTCGGATGGACGCTCGGCGTCGACGATTCGTTCGACGTGCTCGATCGGTTCGCCGGCGTCGGCGGAAGCCTGATCGACACCGCCGACAGCTACGCCGCAGGCCGCAGCGAGTCCATCATCGGCAAGTGGATGGCCTCGCGCGGCACCCGCGACCGCATGCGCATCATGACGAAGATCGGGCGACACCCCGATCACCGCGGCCTCGCGCCCGATGAGATCACGGCGGCGGTCGACGACTCGCTCACGCGACTCGGCACCGACCGCATCGACCTGCTGTTCTTCCACGGCGACGACCCGGCCGTTCCACTCGAGGAGAGCCTCGGTTCCGTCGACGCGCTCATCGCCGCCGGCAAGGTCGGGGCGATCGGGGCGTCTGACTTCCCGCCCGAGCGGCTCATCGAGGCTCGCGTGCTCGCCGCGAACGGACTTCCTCGCTTCCAGGCCCTCACGACCGGGTACAACCTCATGGAACGCAGGTCGTTCGAGGGAGCGCCCGAACTCGTCGCCCACGCTCAGGGGCTCGCCGTGCTGCCGTACTTCGCCCTGGCGAACGGCTTCCTCGGGGGCGCCGTGCGACGCCGTTCCGACGTGCGCCATGACGCGCGCGGCGCGCGCCAGGCCGGCCACCTCGGGCGCCGCGGGCATCGCGTGCTCGCCGCCCTCGACGAGATCGCCTTCGCCCGCGGTGTCCAGCCCGCGACGATCGCGATCGCGTGGCTCCTCGCGAAGCCGACGGTGGTCGCGCCGGTGGCGAGTGCGAGCAAGCCCGAGCAGGTCGATGCACTCATCGCCGCGGCATCCGTCGAACTGCACCGCTCGGAGCTCGTGGAACTCGATCGCGTCTCCGCCTGA
- a CDS encoding aldolase/citrate lyase family protein, whose product MHASDDTDAVPEVHREVLQRGLWFEEFEPGTRYLHRPGRTVTEADNVLFTTLTMNTQALHLDAAWSETQPFGQRLVNSMFTLATIVGASVAQLTQGTIVANLGFTEVAFPAPLFHGDTLYSESLVVDTRPSASRPGQGVVTLLHLGRNQHGVEVARATRSVLVWFREAGEGQPAATRAVTTTEGEKANGWTHPPFRFGPALLFCPADRPDRYAKALDRADAVILDLEDAVADDAKAAARAAIVGTPLDPERVIVRVNPASSPHFAADLAALAETPYTTVMLAKCEGTADLVDLVEVEVIALCETARGVLAAAEVAAIPNVSALMWGAEDLVASLGGSSSRHADGHYRDVATHARSQVLLAAGAHGIAAIDAVHLELDDSPGLRAEAEDAAALGFAATACVHPGQVHIVRAAYRPDAESLEWARAVIAAAADEPGVFAFRGGMVDAPVLRQAAALVRRAGT is encoded by the coding sequence ATGCACGCCAGCGACGACACCGATGCGGTGCCCGAGGTGCACCGCGAGGTGCTGCAGCGCGGCCTCTGGTTCGAGGAGTTCGAACCGGGGACCCGCTACCTGCACCGGCCCGGCCGCACGGTCACCGAAGCCGACAACGTGCTCTTCACGACCCTCACGATGAACACGCAGGCCCTGCACCTCGACGCGGCGTGGTCGGAGACGCAGCCGTTCGGGCAGCGGCTCGTCAATTCGATGTTCACGCTCGCGACGATCGTCGGGGCATCCGTCGCCCAGCTCACGCAAGGCACGATCGTCGCGAATCTCGGCTTCACCGAGGTCGCCTTCCCGGCACCCCTCTTCCACGGCGACACCCTCTACAGCGAGAGCCTCGTCGTCGACACCCGCCCTTCGGCCTCGCGGCCGGGCCAGGGTGTCGTCACCCTCCTGCACCTCGGTCGAAACCAGCACGGAGTCGAGGTCGCGAGGGCGACCCGGTCGGTGCTCGTCTGGTTCCGCGAAGCAGGGGAGGGCCAACCCGCTGCGACGCGAGCCGTGACGACGACCGAGGGAGAGAAGGCGAACGGATGGACGCATCCGCCGTTCCGCTTCGGCCCCGCGCTGCTCTTCTGCCCGGCCGATCGCCCCGACCGCTATGCGAAGGCCCTCGATCGCGCCGACGCCGTGATCCTCGACCTCGAGGACGCGGTCGCCGACGACGCGAAGGCCGCCGCCCGTGCGGCGATCGTGGGCACGCCGCTCGACCCCGAGCGCGTCATCGTGCGCGTGAACCCCGCGTCGAGCCCGCATTTCGCGGCCGACCTCGCCGCGCTCGCCGAGACGCCGTACACCACGGTCATGCTCGCCAAGTGCGAGGGCACCGCCGATCTCGTCGACCTCGTCGAGGTCGAGGTCATCGCGCTCTGCGAGACGGCTCGTGGCGTGCTCGCGGCGGCGGAGGTCGCGGCGATCCCGAACGTCTCGGCGCTCATGTGGGGGGCCGAAGACCTCGTCGCCTCCCTCGGTGGCTCGTCGAGCCGCCATGCCGATGGTCACTATCGCGACGTCGCGACGCACGCCAGGTCCCAGGTGCTGCTCGCGGCCGGAGCGCACGGGATCGCCGCGATCGACGCCGTGCACCTCGAGCTCGACGACTCGCCGGGGCTCCGCGCCGAAGCCGAAGACGCCGCCGCGCTCGGATTCGCCGCGACCGCGTGCGTGCACCCGGGGCAGGTGCACATCGTGCGCGCCGCCTACCGTCCCGACGCCGAGAGCCTCGAGTGGGCGCGTGCCGTCATCGCCGCGGCGGCCGACGAGCCCGGCGTCTTCGCGTTCCGGGGCGGAATGGTCGATGCCCCGGTGCTCAGGCAGGCCGCGGCGCTCGTGCGGCGCGCCGGCACCTGA
- a CDS encoding TetR/AcrR family transcriptional regulator: protein MASTLEPYDAVAHAELPRTERSRQKADRRAAILAAAAILFAERGYAGVTIEDLGAAVGVSGPAVYRHFPGKAAVLAAILQGASQSLLDGAERVLGEAPDAADALRSLIRFHVEFALREADVIVVQDRELEQLDRGARHEVRLLQRRYVEHWVDTLSRLRPDRAETELRFRAHAAFGLLNSTPHSARIPGRRPADGTIRGILEEMAWASLMS from the coding sequence ATGGCAAGCACCCTCGAACCGTACGACGCGGTGGCCCACGCCGAGCTGCCCCGCACCGAGCGGAGCCGCCAGAAGGCCGATCGGCGCGCGGCGATCCTCGCCGCCGCGGCGATCCTCTTCGCCGAGCGGGGCTACGCGGGCGTCACGATCGAAGACCTCGGCGCCGCCGTCGGCGTGAGCGGACCGGCCGTGTACCGGCACTTCCCCGGCAAGGCCGCGGTGCTCGCCGCGATCCTCCAGGGGGCGAGCCAGTCGCTCCTCGACGGGGCCGAGCGCGTGCTCGGCGAGGCGCCCGACGCCGCTGACGCGCTCCGCTCGCTCATTCGTTTCCACGTCGAGTTCGCGCTCCGCGAGGCCGATGTCATCGTCGTGCAGGACCGCGAGCTCGAGCAGCTCGACCGTGGCGCCCGGCACGAGGTGCGGCTCCTCCAGCGCCGCTATGTCGAGCACTGGGTCGACACCCTCTCCAGACTCCGGCCCGATCGGGCCGAGACGGAGCTCAGGTTCCGGGCACACGCCGCCTTCGGACTCCTGAACTCCACTCCGCACAGCGCCCGCATCCCTGGGCGCCGACCGGCCGACGGCACCATCCGCGGCATCCTGGAGGAGATGGCATGGGCGAGCCTCATGTCGTGA
- a CDS encoding MBL fold metallo-hydrolase — protein sequence MKIGPSLHRIGNDIVAVYLVDTPGGVTVIDAGMAGQWKELTAELAAMGRSLDDVRGVVLTHGDSDHIGFAERLRRDHGVPVYVHEADAARARGEVSTKPGWGHVKLGATTRFLWYAITKNGLRTTPLAAVVEVHDGDVLELPGAPRVISMPGHSPGSIAIHVPVADAVFVGDALTTLHVLTGADGPQPAPFTDDPDTAIASLRRLQDLDVTWVLPGHGTPWNGGVEEAVRRVRRAAAASGS from the coding sequence ATGAAGATCGGCCCCTCCCTCCACCGCATCGGCAACGACATCGTCGCCGTCTATCTCGTCGACACGCCCGGCGGCGTCACCGTCATCGACGCCGGGATGGCCGGTCAGTGGAAGGAGCTGACCGCCGAACTCGCCGCGATGGGCCGCTCGCTCGACGATGTGCGCGGTGTCGTGCTCACCCATGGCGACAGCGACCACATCGGCTTCGCCGAACGCCTCCGCCGCGACCACGGCGTGCCGGTGTACGTGCACGAGGCCGACGCCGCCCGTGCGCGCGGCGAGGTCTCGACGAAGCCCGGGTGGGGCCACGTGAAGCTCGGTGCCACGACGCGATTCCTCTGGTACGCCATCACGAAGAACGGGTTGCGAACCACGCCGCTCGCCGCGGTCGTCGAGGTCCACGACGGCGACGTGCTCGAGCTGCCAGGGGCTCCGCGGGTGATCTCGATGCCCGGCCACTCGCCAGGCAGCATCGCGATCCACGTTCCCGTGGCCGACGCCGTCTTCGTCGGCGATGCGCTCACCACGCTTCACGTGCTGACGGGCGCCGACGGGCCGCAGCCTGCGCCGTTCACCGACGATCCCGATACCGCGATCGCCTCGCTTCGGCGCCTCCAGGACCTCGATGTCACGTGGGTGCTGCCCGGCCACGGCACGCCATGGAACGGCGGCGTCGAGGAAGCCGTACGCCGGGTCAGGCGCGCCGCAGCGGCGTCGGGATCGTGA
- a CDS encoding acetyl/propionyl/methylcrotonyl-CoA carboxylase subunit alpha — MAQASRPFERVLVANRGEIAVRVIRTLRRLGIRAIAVYSDADADAPHVRLADEAVRIGPAPAAQSYLDPDRIVAAAIATGAQAVHPGYGFLSEHAGFARACRDAGIVFVGPGDEALEIMGDKISAKRHVEASGVPIVPGVADAALDDAALLTAGEAVGFPLLVKPSAGGGGKGMQVARDAAELAAAIPAARRVATAAFGDDTLLLERLIERPRHIEVQVLADSAGSVIHLGERECSLQRRHQKVIEEAPSALLDETTRSRIGAAACDAARSVGYLGAGTVEFLVSDAAPDEFFFIEMNTRLQVEHPVTELVTGVDLVEQQLRIAAGEPLELAQHEVRLTGHAIEARLYAESPHRGFLPSTGEVLVWGEPEGDGIRVDSGVREGQEVTAHYDPMLAKVIAHGVDRAQAIERLDHALADTVVLGVDTNIGFLRRLLAEPAVREGHLDTGLIDRMPEASVSDPSPALLEPAASWVARRDELERAEAATDGPTAWHVATGWRPGVVRAPMVLLAPRDHPREPRPVDSVHTDEQGEQRAIVAEDADGAVWVHRAGQTAAFLRVDRRDHAELRRAGVERGALAADPELRAPMPGTVTAVFVEDGDAVEAGDAVVAIEAMKMEHRVIATLDGTVRLAAAMGDLVARDQAVARIEPHPETPHHE; from the coding sequence ATGGCCCAGGCGTCGCGTCCGTTCGAACGAGTGCTCGTCGCGAACCGCGGCGAGATCGCCGTGCGCGTCATCCGCACGTTGCGCCGCCTTGGGATCCGCGCGATCGCCGTGTACTCCGACGCCGACGCAGATGCGCCGCACGTACGACTCGCCGACGAAGCAGTGCGCATCGGCCCGGCGCCGGCCGCGCAGAGCTATCTCGACCCCGACCGCATCGTCGCAGCCGCCATCGCAACCGGCGCACAGGCCGTGCATCCCGGCTACGGGTTCCTCTCCGAGCATGCGGGGTTCGCCCGTGCCTGCCGCGACGCCGGCATCGTCTTCGTGGGTCCCGGCGACGAGGCCCTCGAGATCATGGGCGACAAGATCAGCGCGAAGCGGCACGTCGAGGCATCCGGAGTCCCCATCGTGCCAGGTGTCGCCGACGCGGCCCTTGATGACGCGGCCCTGCTCACGGCAGGTGAGGCGGTCGGCTTTCCGCTGCTCGTGAAGCCGTCGGCGGGCGGCGGCGGCAAGGGCATGCAGGTGGCCAGAGACGCGGCAGAGCTCGCTGCGGCGATCCCGGCTGCCCGGCGGGTCGCGACGGCGGCATTCGGCGACGACACGCTGCTGCTCGAGCGGCTCATCGAGCGCCCCCGGCACATCGAGGTGCAGGTGCTCGCCGATTCCGCGGGCTCCGTGATCCACCTCGGAGAGCGCGAGTGCTCACTGCAACGCCGCCACCAGAAGGTCATCGAGGAGGCACCGTCCGCGCTGCTCGACGAGACGACCCGCAGCCGCATCGGCGCGGCGGCGTGCGACGCGGCTCGGAGCGTCGGCTACCTCGGGGCCGGCACCGTCGAGTTCCTGGTCTCGGATGCCGCCCCCGACGAGTTCTTCTTCATCGAGATGAACACGCGCCTCCAGGTCGAGCACCCCGTGACCGAGCTCGTCACCGGCGTCGACCTCGTCGAGCAGCAGCTGCGCATCGCTGCGGGGGAGCCGCTCGAGCTCGCGCAACACGAGGTGCGCCTCACCGGCCACGCGATCGAGGCGAGGCTCTACGCCGAGTCGCCGCACCGCGGCTTCCTCCCGTCGACGGGCGAGGTGCTCGTCTGGGGCGAGCCCGAGGGCGACGGCATCCGCGTCGATAGTGGTGTGCGAGAGGGCCAGGAGGTCACCGCCCACTACGACCCGATGCTCGCCAAGGTCATCGCGCACGGCGTCGATCGCGCCCAGGCGATCGAGCGGCTCGACCACGCGCTCGCCGACACCGTCGTGCTCGGCGTCGACACCAACATCGGCTTCCTCCGACGGCTGCTCGCCGAGCCCGCCGTGCGCGAGGGCCACCTCGACACGGGGCTCATCGACCGGATGCCGGAGGCGAGCGTGTCCGACCCGTCGCCCGCGCTCCTCGAGCCCGCCGCGAGCTGGGTCGCCCGACGTGACGAACTCGAGCGCGCCGAGGCCGCCACCGACGGTCCCACCGCCTGGCACGTGGCCACCGGCTGGCGCCCGGGCGTCGTTCGCGCGCCGATGGTGCTCCTCGCCCCGCGCGACCACCCACGGGAGCCCCGGCCCGTCGACTCAGTGCACACCGACGAACAGGGCGAACAGCGGGCGATCGTGGCCGAGGATGCCGACGGAGCGGTGTGGGTGCACCGCGCCGGTCAGACGGCCGCGTTCCTGCGAGTCGACCGGCGCGACCACGCGGAACTGCGCCGCGCGGGCGTCGAGCGAGGCGCGCTCGCCGCCGACCCCGAGCTCCGCGCGCCGATGCCCGGCACCGTGACGGCCGTGTTCGTCGAAGACGGCGACGCCGTCGAGGCGGGCGACGCCGTCGTGGCCATCGAGGCCATGAAGATGGAGCACCGCGTCATCGCGACCCTCGACGGCACCGTGCGGCTCGCCGCGGCGATGGGCGACCTCGTCGCCCGCGATCAGGCCGTGGCACGCATCGAGCCGCACCCCGAGACACCCCACCACGAATGA
- a CDS encoding acyl-CoA dehydrogenase family protein gives MQYDLSPEEQELSDRVADFADTVVAPAAYEYDTKRRLPMEIIAQMGEMGLFGLPFPEELGGGGKDYFQLCLAVEALGRVDQSIGVTLEAGVGLGMMPIYRNGTDEQRAELLPDLVAGRALAGFGLTEAKAGSDAGATQTTAVLDGDEWVVNGSKQFITNSGTPITKFVTITAVTGEKTAPDGSVKKELSCIIVPNGTPGFTVGESYDKVGWHTSDTHPLTLTDVRVPESNLLGARGRGYANFLQTLDEGRVAFAALATGAAQGCLEEALRYAKTRVVFGTPIGSNQHIAFKIAKMQARVHQARLAWHDAARKLVAGKPFKLEASIAKMVSGEAAMDNARDATQIFGGYGFMNENPVARHYRDSKILEIGEGTTEVQLMIITRELGLTA, from the coding sequence ATGCAGTACGACCTGAGCCCCGAGGAGCAGGAGCTCTCCGACCGCGTCGCCGACTTCGCCGACACCGTCGTCGCCCCCGCCGCCTACGAGTACGACACGAAGCGGCGTCTCCCGATGGAGATCATCGCCCAGATGGGCGAGATGGGCCTGTTCGGCCTGCCGTTCCCCGAGGAGCTCGGCGGCGGCGGCAAGGATTACTTCCAGCTCTGCCTCGCCGTCGAGGCGCTCGGCCGCGTCGACCAGTCGATCGGCGTGACCCTCGAGGCGGGCGTCGGCCTCGGCATGATGCCGATCTACCGCAACGGCACCGACGAGCAGCGCGCCGAGCTGCTGCCCGACCTCGTCGCCGGCCGCGCGCTCGCGGGCTTCGGCCTCACCGAGGCGAAGGCGGGCTCGGATGCCGGAGCCACCCAGACGACGGCCGTGCTCGACGGCGACGAGTGGGTCGTCAACGGCTCGAAGCAGTTCATCACGAACTCGGGCACCCCCATCACGAAGTTCGTCACCATCACCGCCGTCACGGGCGAGAAGACGGCACCCGACGGCAGCGTGAAGAAGGAGCTGTCGTGCATCATCGTGCCGAACGGCACGCCGGGCTTCACCGTGGGGGAGAGCTACGACAAGGTGGGCTGGCACACCTCCGACACGCATCCGCTCACGCTCACCGACGTGCGGGTGCCGGAGTCGAACCTCCTCGGCGCTCGCGGTCGCGGCTACGCGAACTTCCTGCAGACCCTCGACGAGGGCCGCGTCGCCTTCGCGGCACTCGCAACCGGCGCCGCGCAGGGGTGCCTCGAAGAGGCGCTGCGCTACGCGAAGACGCGCGTGGTGTTCGGCACCCCGATCGGCTCGAACCAGCACATCGCGTTCAAGATCGCGAAGATGCAGGCGCGCGTGCACCAAGCGCGGCTCGCGTGGCACGACGCAGCGCGCAAGCTCGTGGCCGGCAAGCCCTTCAAACTCGAGGCGTCCATTGCCAAGATGGTCTCTGGAGAGGCGGCGATGGACAACGCGCGCGATGCCACGCAGATCTTCGGCGGCTACGGGTTCATGAACGAGAATCCCGTCGCCCGGCACTACCGCGACTCGAAGATCCTCGAGATCGGCGAGGGCACGACCGAAGTGCAGCTCATGATCATCACCAGGGAACTCGGCCTCACCGCCTGA
- a CDS encoding TetR/AcrR family transcriptional regulator — protein sequence MPTPERTSLDGIVSAGRALLESDGLDGLTMQAVAARVGVRAPSLYKRVRNRDELIRLIAHATLRELATRLEGAVNGAADDPRTELRQLAGVARAFAHERPAGFRLIFGAEVRLDEASLAASSAPVLRVAAALAGERDALQAARTFTAWLNGFVSMELAGAFRLGGDVEHAFEYGVERIADAVASPAAG from the coding sequence ATGCCGACACCGGAACGCACCTCGCTCGACGGAATCGTGAGCGCCGGGCGCGCCCTGCTCGAGTCCGACGGGCTCGACGGGCTCACCATGCAGGCCGTCGCAGCGCGAGTCGGGGTTCGCGCGCCCTCGCTCTACAAGCGGGTGCGAAACCGTGACGAGCTCATCCGCCTGATCGCCCATGCCACGCTCCGCGAGCTCGCGACGCGCCTCGAAGGGGCCGTGAACGGGGCGGCCGACGATCCTCGAACCGAGCTCCGGCAGCTCGCCGGCGTCGCTCGCGCCTTCGCGCACGAGCGGCCGGCGGGCTTCCGCCTCATCTTCGGCGCCGAGGTGCGTCTCGACGAGGCGTCGCTCGCAGCCTCGAGCGCACCGGTGCTACGAGTGGCCGCCGCGCTCGCGGGGGAGCGCGATGCCCTCCAGGCCGCGCGAACCTTCACGGCCTGGCTGAACGGATTCGTGAGCATGGAGCTCGCCGGCGCCTTCCGGCTCGGGGGCGACGTCGAGCACGCCTTCGAGTACGGCGTCGAGCGTATCGCGGACGCGGTGGCGAGCCCGGCCGCCGGCTGA